In Salvelinus alpinus chromosome 36, SLU_Salpinus.1, whole genome shotgun sequence, the genomic stretch GGAGACCCCTTCTACGATGTGCTACTCCAAATATCGCGATATCCGATATTATAGTTCTGCACCGTTAATGACTAAATCATTCTAGACTATGCAATTTTTGTACTTATTTACAATGGTTTAGTCGCATTCTCATTAAATAATCTTTGTGTTGCCGGGAAAAAATAAGGCTTAGTTAATTCATTTACACTTAATTTTCAACATATTGATACAGCACATCACAATATATCGTCAATGTCAAATGTCACTATTATATTTAATCATATATCGGCCCAAACCTACTTGGAATTTTGGAAAAAGCCATCTATTTGCATTCTTCCCCAGTGGGGGCAGTTCAGTTCCTCAGTCTCAGTAAAATATTGCCCCCCTGTCTGGGGTCCTCCTTATTTTACTCCTGTTCCCATTACTTTAAGAGCTCAACAAAAACAAGCTTCTGAACTCAAGCCCCACCAAATATAGCTTTGTGTGGTTGTTCGGACCCAATAATTGTAAATGGCATACATTTAGATTCTCTTTGATCACTTCACAAATGTAGCCAAGCCCTTTCCTGTGGTAGAATGACTTTATATTTATTAAGTACAACAAGGATGTGTGCTAATGTTAAACAGTGCTATCAGTAACAGATTCATACTCTGATGAGATGCAGCTTTTTGTTCACCTTTTAACATGAAATTGGACATAGAATTCATTATGGTCTACCACAAGCGTAGGAGTGTTCCATTGAAACACAGAGCCTCGTAAGCATAGTAGATGGGTGAAAGGGGAAGCAGTAGAATTTCTTACTATTTGACATTTGTTCTGGCAGGTCACACTACATTTGTCATAAAAACACATGAACCTTTCATTGGCAATCACTATCTCAGTACCCTGCGGTTAGTTATAAGATACACTATTGAAGTGGATAGGTTTGATGCTTAGACGTTCTGATTAACAGGTAAGGGTGGCACGCTGTGCTTCGGTGGGATACACACTTATTATGATGCTCTATTCCTGTAGGAGTAGTGGGAGACTAAGAGCTTGTGATGCATTAATCAGCAAACACTCCAGCTCCATTCATGTCTCCAGCTAATTCCAGCCGCTCGCAGAGGAGATGAGCagcttagtttttttttttaagtcaatcTGTTTGCGCAGTGGAAGTGTGTTGTTGAGGGATTGATGTTGACATGATTAGTTGCCCCCTTTTTTACTTTTGTTTCCATGGGTGATATGTTGTTAACGCTGGTACAGTACCCCGTTTGTTTACATCCTGCGAGGTGCGATCATCTGGGCTCATTTTCCCCTTTCTTTTGTCTCCCTTCTCTCAATCTCTTTGTCCCTCTCTCCGTGCATCTTTCACCTCTATAAATAGAGTACTCTCtaattctctgtttctctctccctgcctcaccCGTGGTTCCACTGACCTATATTCCAGCATGCCGTGTAGGCACTAGTCACAGCCAGGGTTTACTGAGTGGTCCCGGGTTTCTGTGGTCTTTCCACTCTTTTCCTCCTGCccctgagccacacacacatggCTTTTGGGAATGAGGACCTTAATGCACTGCTAAATGCAGTACTTTATCAGGCCCTGTCTCAACCGTTTTTCCAGGCATAATCGTAGCCTGTATCCCTATTTATTCTCTACTGGGACCCAAATGACCCATACCTAGAAGGCTTGTCATCATTTTGTGGGAAGCAAAACATTTTGAATTTAAAACTAGGGGTGTAATATCCCATCTAGATTTGGCTCGTTTTGTTGCTGAATTGTGCCTGGAAAGAGAAATTGGTGTTGAACCCACATTTGAAAAGTGTAGAGCAATTGGCAGTTACATAATTTTGCCCCAGACTCCTGGGAGAATATAACCCATGGAAAAAACAAATTATGAGATTGGAGGCAAAGAGAATCAGTGTGTCTCAACTCATGTTGTTCAGTAAGAAAATGAGAATAGATGAGGCAGTGAGGCAGGGATGAAACAACTCCTGTTGGCCAGCAACTAATTTGATTTAAGTAATTTGATTTTAAAGCATACAAGACCAGTTTAATGTAACCATGGAACAAGGGAACATAGTCTGAATGAGTTACCTCAGAAATGTTCCAGGAAGAATCCATCCTCAGATGCCTGTTGAATTCCTTTGCTTGCCTCAAGTCACCTGTATAGAATGTAATTGATATTGAACCAGTTAGTCAGCAACACAGATAAAATAGGCTAACTGGTACACAACCGGCAGAGACAAATTGGAAACATGAAAAGAGACACTGGAAAAGCCATTTGGCTTATTCATGAAAATCATACTTAAGAGGTTTGGCTAATGACACATATATCTCTGTTTGCCTCATTACCAGGAGAGTCCCTGCTGAGCAGGTTCCCAGACTCTTCATAGTTATGAGGCTGACCACCCTGGTGTCATAATTCAAGAGAGCGTGGCACATTCTCCAGCCCCTTCCTAAGACTTGACCTACATTCATTAATTAACCCCCAACATCCTTATCCGCCTTTACCTTAAAATCCCGTACCCTCTCCACCTCTTTTCCTTGGCGGGGAACCTTTGTCTTCATCCACCGCCAGGAACTGGTTGTCCAAATAGAATGTGCATTTTTACAGTTATTACACTTACAGTAAATTCTCCAAGTCATGAAATTTCTATGTAAACGTAGTGGGCTGTTTCTTAATATGGTTGTTTTGGAATCTTTGTTCCTGACCTAGAATTATAAAATGGAATGAGGGGAACCCTACACCCACTGCACCTGTGTGATTCACTGTTCTGGCTCTTAAAATAAATCTGTCTGAAAGACTATTTAGAACAGCCATGAAATAAGTCAATAATGGCTGTTTAAAGCTAACAAATTCAATGTCCAATCATTCCATTCCATTACACATGGAATGACGTAATTTCGGGTAGTGTTACGGTTTCTGAGTTTACATGGTAATCATGTGCTCTCGACTTGGTTGCCAGACATGCAGTTATGATTACAAAGGCGGAGGAATAATGTCACAAATAGAAAATGTGTAATGTCTTACTCAGAAAAAGATAGTAACTCAGAAACTACTATATTGGCCTCATGTTTATTACACCATGCAAGTCAACGTCAACATGCAGGGCTAAACGCGTCcacatgcttcccagccgaaacagttcggaagagtttgtgcatacATTGTGTAAGGGTACAGAatcattttcatgcacattttctcATTGAGAAATATTGCACCAAACACCCCagagatgtaaaattgcgcgactaagatctcctctgcaaaaacgtcaaaattaatgacagatttcttgatttatcatagattaattctgactattttgaggaagtgtatactggctacggcatctCAATATGGACAAAGTACTATTGCCGCTTTTTTCCCTAGATTTCCAAGCGAAGGTATTTTAAGGGAGTGTGCaagcacactcgttcggttcgGCAAGGCGCCAGCccaactgaagcatgctgacaccTTAAGGGGTCATGTACCACCGACAGAGAAGCTCAATAGAAGGGCCATGAGGTCAGACAGTGGTTACTAGGGTCTAGTGAATATTCACTGGTTGCCAGGGGTAACAATTCAGTCAAAGCCAGACATGCAAAACATAGATGAAAGCAGGAGGATGTGAGAAGGAGCGTATTATTAATTATCCCTCAAAATTCTTTGATCACCAGGCATGCCAAAAACTAAAATGGATTTCATTAACAATGACATAAAGAAGATATTATTGCTTCAATCTGAATGCGTAGTGGTCGACAGCAGTCCACGAGGATTAAGACTTTTGCCTTTTCTTTCTTTGTCTCCTCAGCCTTTCATCTTGCAACTtactggagaaggagagaggtagcgCTCTTCCAAAGAGACTGACAAGCCGAGATAGACTGAGTGACCTACATCCTGCAACACGCCTGGAGCCGTAGAGCACTTCTCTGTCTGCTCAGCACAGCGCTCTCGCAAAAAtattgaaaaacaaaacaaagacaAGAAGGTTAGAATTGCTCAGTGAAGATTGTCACATTCTCCACTCCAGGAACTCTTTTTTTTCTCTACAAGGCAGCTTTGACCCACTTTTCTGTGAGAAAGCTGAAGAGACTTGCCTAGAGAAAGGCTGAACATACATTGGATAAATGAGGGGAATTAACGCAGAGTTCCACCGTTTCTTGATCTTCTTGGCCAGTTTAGACACTTGAACTATAAGCTCATTCATTCAGTGAGAAATAGCTGAATCCCACTGTTTCTTATCACCCCATTCCTTGAGTTTCCTTTCCAGTGGTTGTAGCAATATTCCAAACTGTCCTCCACTGAGCAACAATGGAATGCCTGAATTCACAACTCCAATCAGCAAGCTCAGAAAATAACCTGGACAGCCTAGAGACATACTCTAACTACGAAGAGTCTCTCCCATCACCTCAAGGAACCCCCTCTCGCCAGGGGCGTCTCGTCAAGCCCAGCATGAGTTGCAGACGCAAGCGTGAGTTCATCTCCGATGAAAAGAAGGATGCATTCTATTGGGAGAAGCGCCGTAAGAACAACGAGGCGGCCAAACGCTCCAGGGAGAAGCGACGACTGAACGACATGGTGTTGGAAAACCGCGTCATGGTGCTGAATGACGAGAACTGCCGCCTGAAGACGGAGCTGCTGCAGCTGAAGCTGCGCTTTGGCCTTATCACCACTGCCTCCTACATGGAGAAGAGCCAGCAGCTCACTAGTGGAGGCAACAATGGAGGCAATGGGAGATCCTCCACATCCAATTACTACTCCAGCGGCTACTCCAGCAGCTCCCAGGTGATGATGAACTCTGACTCCTCGGAGACTGAGCAGTCAGGCAGCGGGGGGGGGCATAGTCAACTGGTGACGTCCTCCCCCCATGGGTCCCTTTCAGACATGTCAGATGGGTCCTCCCGGGACAGCCCAGAGCCTGCGGTCTACGGGATCAAGCAGGAGGAAAGCAGCCTGGAGATGGACATTGGAAGCAGCATGTTCAACGTCCACCATAGCCTGTCCTCCACACATCACCAGGAGGAGATGGAGTCGGTCTACCACAGCCAACAGCACCACTCCTACCACCACCAGGAGAGCATCACAAGCCAGACCAGTCAGGTCCCTACACCCACCCAACAGAGGAGTGTCATACTCTATCGCTCCAGTAGTGCCTCCTACCCTGGGGAGAGCCAAAGGCAGCAGGACATAGATCAACAGACAGCCCAACAGCAGAGTGCTCAGGCCAGCCAGGCTCGAGAGAGCCACACGGACAGCTCAGAGAGACTGGCAGAGGTGACCAAGCAGATGGAGAGGAAGACACTAGACTCCCCTCCGTACCAC encodes the following:
- the LOC139564886 gene encoding nuclear factor interleukin-3-regulated protein-like; the encoded protein is MECLNSQLQSASSENNLDSLETYSNYEESLPSPQGTPSRQGRLVKPSMSCRRKREFISDEKKDAFYWEKRRKNNEAAKRSREKRRLNDMVLENRVMVLNDENCRLKTELLQLKLRFGLITTASYMEKSQQLTSGGNNGGNGRSSTSNYYSSGYSSSSQVMMNSDSSETEQSGSGGGHSQLVTSSPHGSLSDMSDGSSRDSPEPAVYGIKQEESSLEMDIGSSMFNVHHSLSSTHHQEEMESVYHSQQHHSYHHQESITSQTSQVPTPTQQRSVILYRSSSASYPGESQRQQDIDQQTAQQQSAQASQARESHTDSSERLAEVTKQMERKTLDSPPYHYSDCHSEAGERQVYRALQQEQKIQTGLAPDILQKQEAVTSHLYHNQASHCYLSAQDEEPPILTYEGGARSEGYYQEHSTSGKDTSSSDNDPRSSDKEASTDDESPSSSFSDAGSYLQHLSVSHQPGSPLPSPQGSSQCQSGDTQAEVKGTALPHKLRLKHRAMSSQQDSPTTTPPSSILPLPQHPYLALTQQQSGKERESESQPPTGFYKQPSSAESRKESGKKESSSGRRNNKRD